A genomic window from Acinetobacter chinensis includes:
- a CDS encoding FecCD family ABC transporter permease yields the protein MKEPYSFSIFNPPLISWLLLCVIALFLVLTSLMYGEIQLSPAELWSVAFDQAQPMHQLLIENIRLPRLLAGLLIGAALALSGLLLQLVTKNTLASPDIFGISDSAVLALAFTILLTNSHVMGEWWHALLGAVACIGIILIASGGIGTQGYRILVIGVGIATLMKASFDLILSTLPIMHSSSILVFSSGSLIGRSYSVLLPTSILILSLIFIITLWRRLFSVVVLPDTVIQSIGISLPALRFIMIVIAAFLAGTAVSIAGPIGFVAIAAPILSFKLFPADLFPLAPAMCIGALMVVAADLLGRTLLAPVEIPAGIISGMIGGPLLLWLLYNNSRNMSRK from the coding sequence ATGAAAGAACCTTATTCATTTTCAATATTCAACCCGCCCCTGATTTCATGGTTACTCCTCTGTGTCATTGCATTATTTCTGGTACTGACCAGTCTGATGTATGGTGAGATTCAACTTTCACCCGCAGAGCTCTGGTCCGTGGCTTTTGATCAGGCTCAACCCATGCATCAGCTTTTGATTGAAAATATCCGGCTGCCCCGCCTGCTGGCAGGTCTGCTGATTGGTGCAGCTCTGGCACTGTCAGGTTTACTGCTGCAACTGGTCACAAAAAACACCTTAGCCAGTCCCGATATTTTTGGGATCAGTGACAGTGCTGTGCTGGCTTTAGCCTTTACCATTTTACTGACCAACAGTCATGTAATGGGAGAATGGTGGCATGCGCTGCTCGGTGCTGTTGCCTGTATCGGTATTATCCTGATTGCCTCCGGTGGGATCGGTACTCAGGGTTATCGCATACTGGTCATTGGTGTTGGAATCGCAACCTTAATGAAAGCCAGTTTTGATCTGATTCTTTCCACACTGCCCATCATGCACAGCAGCAGTATTTTAGTATTCAGTTCAGGCAGCTTAATTGGTCGCAGTTATTCAGTACTATTACCAACTTCCATTTTGATTCTGTCACTGATTTTTATAATCACGTTATGGCGACGACTGTTCAGTGTTGTTGTTCTCCCTGATACAGTCATTCAGAGCATTGGAATTTCGCTACCGGCATTGCGCTTTATCATGATTGTTATTGCAGCATTTCTTGCAGGGACAGCCGTCAGTATTGCAGGTCCAATTGGTTTTGTCGCCATTGCAGCTCCGATTCTGAGTTTTAAACTGTTCCCTGCAGATCTTTTCCCTTTAGCCCCAGCGATGTGTATTGGCGCATTAATGGTAGTAGCTGCAGACCTGCTCGGCAGAACTCTGCTGGCACCCGTTGAAATTCCTGCGGGCATTATCAGTGGAATGATCGGTGGGCCTTTACTGTTATGGCTTTTATATAATAATTCACGAAATATGAGCAGGAAATGA
- a CDS encoding ABC transporter ATP-binding protein, which produces MTLKISQLNAAYKKHAVLKDINLELNQGQVTVLIGPNGSGKSTLLKCIAQIHAQYDGQVMWENHILNDLSKRDLARQLALLPQHVTAPSGMTVEQLIRFGRFPHQGWFKQWKTEDQLAIDEALTSTHLTEMRHLPLSSLSGGQRQRAWIAMVLAQQTPLILLDEPISMLDIGHQADILNLVRELADRGKSIIMVLHDLATAARCADYMIAMKDGEIVAQGMPAQILTSDLVMQLYHVQVEIHQVRHSTQTGTQRLIVIPENFGDPAH; this is translated from the coding sequence ATGACACTCAAAATTTCTCAGTTAAATGCAGCCTATAAAAAACATGCTGTGCTGAAAGATATCAATCTTGAACTGAATCAGGGTCAGGTGACTGTTTTAATTGGTCCGAACGGCAGTGGAAAATCCACACTTCTGAAATGTATTGCTCAGATTCATGCTCAATACGATGGTCAGGTCATGTGGGAAAATCATATTCTGAATGATCTGTCCAAACGTGACCTTGCCCGACAGCTGGCACTTCTGCCCCAGCATGTGACTGCTCCCAGTGGAATGACGGTTGAACAACTGATCCGTTTTGGTCGCTTTCCACATCAGGGCTGGTTTAAACAATGGAAAACTGAAGATCAGCTTGCCATAGATGAAGCATTAACCTCCACCCATTTGACTGAAATGAGACATCTACCCTTATCCAGTCTGTCAGGTGGACAGCGTCAGCGTGCATGGATTGCAATGGTGCTGGCTCAACAGACACCTCTCATCCTGCTCGATGAACCGATCAGCATGCTCGATATCGGGCATCAGGCAGATATCCTGAATCTGGTCAGAGAACTAGCAGACAGAGGCAAAAGCATCATCATGGTATTACATGATTTAGCCACAGCTGCCCGATGTGCTGACTATATGATTGCAATGAAAGATGGGGAAATTGTTGCTCAGGGTATGCCTGCACAGATTCTCACGTCTGATTTAGTCATGCAGCTGTATCATGTTCAGGTTGAGATCCATCAGGTAAGGCACTCAACCCAGACAGGTACACAAAGACTGATTGTCATTCCTGAAAATTTTGGCGACCCTGCTCATTGA
- a CDS encoding TetR/AcrR family transcriptional regulator: MKANQAKDKILDAAKTLFYKDGIHATGINTITDQAGVAKMSLYNNFPSKADLIEAYIESRNIEWQALYAKRLETAHTPLDKILAVFDAYRDHAESAVDNGFRGCGMLNAAAEFPAHSPERDAVKLLKEGIGQILSEHLSELFSDPEQIQYIATMLSFLLEGSIARAGLECSSDKLIMVRKMAEDLIQTQLQLTAK; the protein is encoded by the coding sequence ATGAAAGCAAATCAAGCCAAAGATAAAATTCTGGATGCAGCTAAAACTTTATTCTATAAAGATGGCATTCATGCGACAGGTATCAATACCATCACGGATCAAGCAGGCGTTGCCAAAATGTCGCTGTATAACAACTTCCCATCCAAAGCCGATCTGATTGAAGCCTATATCGAGTCACGCAATATCGAGTGGCAAGCCTTGTATGCCAAACGCCTGGAAACAGCCCATACACCTTTAGACAAAATTTTAGCGGTGTTTGATGCCTATCGTGATCATGCCGAATCTGCGGTGGACAATGGTTTCCGTGGTTGTGGCATGCTCAATGCCGCAGCAGAATTTCCCGCACACAGCCCTGAACGTGATGCAGTGAAATTGCTTAAAGAAGGTATAGGACAGATTTTATCTGAACATTTAAGTGAATTATTTTCAGATCCTGAACAAATTCAATATATCGCAACGATGTTGTCTTTTTTACTGGAAGGTTCAATCGCACGTGCAGGTCTGGAATGTTCAAGTGACAAGCTGATTATGGTTCGGAAAATGGCAGAAGATTTGATTCAGACTCAACTTCAACTTACTGCGAAATAA
- a CDS encoding DMT family transporter has translation MNAKQSGLSSIGAFVLLWGSAAIFTKWGLHHGAVIPFLFFRFLIATVLISLFCIISKQAFLPQNTPYKYVILTGCFLITGYTLFYFLSLEFGISPGLLSTILALQPILTFFITEKSFSKVKLLGLILSFIGIIFLVYNNLFVNKLSLWATVSSIICLACITTGVILQRKISEKPWQVLPLQYVISLIFIALIIPFQSFDFEMNLDFWIPVLYQGIIISVVAQLIFYKLLQSGNLVNTTSLFYLVPLVTLILDFMIFRTQLSAFDYVGIVAILSGVYLVYRKQSYS, from the coding sequence ATGAATGCCAAACAATCTGGTCTGAGCAGTATCGGTGCTTTTGTCCTGTTATGGGGAAGTGCCGCCATTTTTACTAAATGGGGACTGCATCATGGGGCTGTAATACCCTTTCTGTTCTTTCGTTTTCTCATTGCGACTGTACTGATTTCTTTGTTTTGCATCATCAGCAAACAGGCTTTTTTACCGCAGAATACACCTTATAAATATGTGATTTTGACAGGTTGTTTTCTCATTACCGGTTATACCCTGTTTTACTTTTTATCGCTTGAATTTGGGATTTCACCGGGACTTCTTTCGACCATTTTAGCTTTACAGCCGATTTTGACCTTTTTTATCACTGAGAAAAGTTTTTCTAAAGTGAAGTTACTTGGATTGATTCTAAGTTTTATCGGGATTATCTTTTTAGTTTATAACAATCTTTTTGTAAATAAATTATCGCTGTGGGCAACGGTTTCCTCAATTATTTGTCTGGCATGTATTACCACAGGTGTGATTCTCCAGCGTAAAATTTCGGAAAAACCGTGGCAAGTTTTACCTCTGCAATATGTGATTTCACTGATTTTCATTGCACTGATTATTCCATTTCAATCCTTTGACTTTGAAATGAATTTAGACTTTTGGATTCCTGTTTTGTATCAAGGGATTATTATTTCTGTGGTGGCGCAACTGATTTTTTATAAGTTGTTGCAGTCAGGCAATCTGGTCAATACCACAAGTCTGTTTTATCTCGTACCGCTTGTAACCTTGATTTTGGACTTTATGATTTTTAGAACCCAACTGTCTGCCTTTGACTATGTTGGGATTGTGGCTATTTTAAGTGGGGTTTATTTGGTGTATAGAAAGCAATCCTATTCATAA
- a CDS encoding UvrD-helicase domain-containing protein: MSELDFTDEQNLILDSKAKNIIISACAGAGKSSTLVEKANRETEHCLAWKKIAILTFTNKSKNDLVNRVENESVIISTFHGFIFENIFPFDLMIGCDLNESFHRRVDTYSNWLDTLYDKKVISGSSGVNDFILEHAIKLCHKKNVLNFMKSKFHAIYIDEAQDNNFQQYELIEIFISCGIKVLMVGDPDQALYSFRGASADKFIAYSQDKRFEKYELSKNFRCHSIINEVANGYHFPEFSKHENGCGYILIKENKLDDIVGRLRNESIVFLKKTNNSLFDYDGKFEILKEISFSKELDEIVKSVVIGILKCKFEDNYNLYLFLENLKIDIEIFNSNEIEILRNSLNSIIGLETNVIGLFWELLGVFEFKNKILETYLDLLSHKDTKKFFQNKSKHKTMTIHSSKGLEFDNVIIKREDFYYKGNIERNNFYVAITRARKRVMVIL, from the coding sequence ATGTCTGAGCTAGACTTTACTGATGAACAAAATTTAATTTTAGATAGTAAAGCAAAAAATATAATAATTTCAGCTTGTGCAGGTGCAGGTAAATCATCAACTTTAGTTGAAAAGGCTAATAGGGAAACTGAACATTGTTTAGCTTGGAAAAAAATAGCAATTCTTACTTTTACCAATAAGTCGAAAAATGATTTAGTCAATAGAGTTGAAAATGAATCAGTCATCATTTCGACTTTTCATGGCTTTATTTTTGAAAATATTTTTCCATTTGATTTAATGATTGGATGTGATTTAAATGAGTCATTTCATAGAAGAGTTGATACATATTCAAATTGGCTAGATACTTTATATGATAAGAAAGTTATTTCGGGATCATCAGGGGTAAATGATTTTATATTAGAACATGCTATTAAATTATGTCATAAAAAGAACGTATTAAATTTTATGAAGTCTAAATTTCATGCGATTTATATTGATGAAGCACAAGATAATAATTTTCAACAATATGAATTGATAGAAATTTTTATAAGTTGTGGTATTAAAGTTTTAATGGTTGGCGATCCAGATCAAGCATTGTATTCATTTAGAGGGGCAAGTGCAGATAAATTTATTGCTTATTCTCAAGATAAAAGATTTGAAAAATATGAATTGAGTAAAAATTTTAGATGTCATTCGATAATTAATGAAGTTGCTAATGGGTATCACTTTCCTGAATTTTCGAAACATGAAAATGGTTGTGGCTATATATTAATTAAAGAAAATAAATTAGATGATATCGTTGGTAGGCTGAGAAATGAATCAATAGTTTTTTTAAAAAAGACTAATAATAGTTTATTTGATTATGATGGAAAGTTTGAGATATTAAAAGAAATTTCATTTTCAAAAGAATTAGATGAAATTGTCAAGTCTGTTGTAATAGGAATTTTAAAGTGTAAATTTGAAGATAACTATAATTTATATCTATTTTTAGAAAACTTAAAGATAGACATTGAAATTTTTAATTCAAATGAAATTGAAATTTTGAGAAATTCTCTAAACTCTATAATTGGTTTGGAAACTAATGTAATTGGACTTTTTTGGGAGTTATTAGGTGTGTTTGAGTTTAAAAATAAAATATTAGAAACATATTTAGATCTACTCAGTCACAAGGATACAAAAAAATTCTTCCAAAATAAAAGTAAGCATAAAACAATGACAATTCACTCATCAAAAGGACTAGAATTTGATAATGTTATAATTAAAAGAGAGGATTTTTATTATAAAGGTAATATTGAAAGAAATAATTTTTATGTAGCAATAACACGTGCAAGAAAACGTGTAATGGTAATTTTATGA
- a CDS encoding ATP-dependent nuclease produces the protein MFKNLILKNFRNFEHIDIVLKNKNVILGMNDVGKSNLLHALRMVFDKKIRLDEVQSTDFHNKNISKPIEITVSLDISDLANMDVEKLRAKAREAITLEESQTFYIRLVITSTKEEGILKQFYWGDDLKKLKEIKSKGINFLILDDVFSVVYISSHVETAKVFNEIRKEILKDFELTEHDEELKKEIVTDFQSINEKIQGLTPVIKIEEEINNNLKFFDETYQVKITSQSVVEDLYKQLKIYTIETVHDHLYPASGDGRQKKIMYAMLHYFLVKESKKKIPLLILEEPENHLYLTAQIDLSMTLFEDEKLQYIFCSSHSSELLYHISIGCNLIRLYRGADSLFRKTISSSAQISDKYNEVKKMFAESLSKGYFADCVLLVEGYSEKLLCDAILKMVLTKNQFQKLYVLPVLGTNFKPYRDLLIKLGIKIIVRTDNDIYKNDIHGLKRCLKLIDLEMEKPTPEYLKGVKSEPDNELNGKKLRLHKEFSPCVEKLKLENDIYLAEIDLENDLINALADAKIFKCLLDDELVDLNELKSELQNKKWHNMYLFLRENESVLKNIFEDVRFDFLQRVKLCLS, from the coding sequence ATGTTTAAAAATTTGATTCTTAAAAATTTCAGAAATTTTGAGCATATTGATATTGTATTAAAAAATAAAAATGTCATTTTGGGAATGAACGATGTTGGTAAAAGCAATCTTTTACATGCTTTGAGAATGGTCTTTGATAAAAAAATAAGATTAGATGAAGTACAAAGTACTGACTTTCATAATAAAAATATAAGTAAACCAATTGAAATAACGGTGAGTTTAGATATATCTGATTTAGCAAATATGGATGTAGAAAAATTAAGAGCAAAAGCAAGAGAAGCTATAACATTAGAAGAATCTCAGACTTTTTACATTCGGTTAGTAATAACGAGCACAAAAGAGGAAGGTATTTTAAAGCAATTTTATTGGGGTGATGATTTAAAAAAGTTAAAAGAAATAAAGAGTAAAGGTATCAACTTTTTAATTTTAGATGATGTTTTTAGCGTAGTTTATATATCATCGCATGTGGAAACAGCAAAAGTATTTAATGAAATTAGAAAAGAAATCTTAAAAGATTTTGAGCTGACGGAACATGATGAGGAACTAAAAAAAGAAATAGTTACAGATTTTCAAAGTATAAATGAAAAAATTCAGGGACTTACGCCAGTTATAAAAATAGAAGAAGAAATTAATAATAATCTGAAATTCTTTGATGAGACTTATCAAGTCAAAATTACTTCGCAATCAGTAGTTGAAGATTTATATAAACAACTAAAAATTTATACTATCGAAACAGTTCATGACCATTTATACCCTGCATCAGGTGATGGTAGACAGAAAAAAATAATGTATGCAATGCTACATTATTTTTTAGTAAAAGAGTCGAAGAAAAAAATTCCACTTTTAATATTGGAAGAACCTGAAAATCATTTATATCTGACAGCACAAATTGACCTATCAATGACATTGTTTGAAGATGAAAAACTTCAATATATTTTTTGTTCAAGTCATTCATCTGAGCTTTTATATCACATTAGTATCGGTTGTAACCTAATAAGACTGTATAGAGGAGCTGATTCATTATTTAGAAAGACAATTAGTAGTTCAGCTCAGATTAGCGATAAATATAATGAAGTGAAAAAAATGTTTGCCGAAAGTTTGAGTAAAGGATATTTTGCTGATTGCGTTCTATTGGTAGAAGGATACTCGGAAAAGCTTTTATGTGATGCAATATTAAAGATGGTATTAACTAAAAATCAATTTCAAAAATTATATGTTTTGCCAGTATTGGGGACTAATTTTAAACCATATAGAGATTTACTAATAAAATTAGGTATAAAAATTATTGTTCGGACTGATAATGATATCTATAAGAATGATATTCATGGTTTAAAAAGGTGTTTAAAATTAATAGATTTAGAAATGGAAAAACCTACCCCTGAATATTTAAAGGGAGTTAAAAGTGAACCTGATAATGAGCTAAATGGAAAAAAATTAAGGTTGCATAAAGAGTTTTCTCCATGTGTAGAGAAGTTGAAATTAGAAAATGATATTTATTTAGCGGAAATAGACCTTGAAAATGATCTTATCAATGCTTTAGCTGATGCCAAAATATTTAAGTGTTTATTAGATGATGAATTAGTAGATCTAAATGAGTTGAAGTCAGAACTTCAAAATAAAAAATGGCACAATATGTATTTATTCCTGAGAGAAAATGAGAGTGTTCTTAAAAATATTTTTGAAGATGTACGGTTTGATTTTTTACAGAGAGTAAAATTATGTCTGAGCTAG
- the cysN gene encoding sulfate adenylyltransferase subunit CysN, which translates to MSHQSELISQDILAYLKQHENKDLLRFLTCGNVDDGKSTLIGRLLYDSKLIYEDQLQAVTRDSKKVGTTGDAPDLALLVDGLQAEREQGITIDVAYRYFSTEKRKFIIADTPGHEQYTRNMATGASTADLAIILIDARYGVQTQTRRHSFIASLLGIRNIVVAINKMDLVEFSEARFNEIQAEYNAFVNQLGDRKPANIIFTPISALNGDNVVNPSPNTPWYTGKTLMNTLETVEITRDTSAHEFRFPVQYVNRPNLDFRGFCGTIALGEVKVGDEIVALPSGKKSTVKEIVTFDGNLEHAIAGQAVTLTLNDEIDVSRGNVLVKAGEQPSLSRSVRASVVWMADQPLVIGKLYNVKIGTQTIPAKVAKINYRTNVNTLEKTEVEQLDLNAIADVEIEFDAPVVFDRYQDSRYTGSFIFIDRLSNVTVGAGMVEAAVEWTAHDEPVTAEARAARLGQKPAVVAVSAKALENAQSLESVLIQQGVVAIAKAGLSAEQVALLRQTGVVIISDVAQGADVSFAQESVEELAEKIVELVRL; encoded by the coding sequence ATGTCTCATCAATCAGAATTGATTAGCCAAGATATCTTGGCCTATTTAAAACAGCACGAAAATAAAGACTTATTGCGTTTTCTCACTTGCGGTAACGTGGATGATGGTAAATCGACTTTGATTGGTCGTTTACTTTACGATTCAAAATTGATTTATGAAGATCAATTACAAGCGGTCACCCGCGACTCGAAAAAAGTCGGTACGACAGGTGATGCACCTGATTTGGCGTTACTTGTTGATGGTCTGCAAGCGGAACGTGAGCAGGGGATTACCATTGATGTGGCTTATCGTTATTTTTCTACAGAAAAGCGTAAGTTCATCATTGCAGATACTCCAGGGCATGAGCAGTACACACGTAACATGGCAACAGGTGCGTCCACTGCTGATCTTGCGATTATCCTGATTGATGCGCGATATGGCGTACAAACACAGACTCGTCGTCACTCATTTATTGCGAGCCTGTTGGGTATTCGTAATATCGTGGTTGCGATCAATAAAATGGATTTGGTTGAATTTTCTGAAGCACGCTTCAATGAAATTCAGGCTGAGTACAATGCATTCGTAAATCAGTTAGGCGATCGTAAACCTGCAAATATCATCTTCACGCCAATTTCTGCGTTGAATGGTGATAACGTGGTAAATCCATCACCAAATACGCCGTGGTATACAGGTAAAACCCTGATGAATACCCTGGAAACGGTTGAAATCACACGTGATACCAGTGCGCATGAATTCCGTTTTCCAGTGCAGTATGTCAACCGTCCAAACCTCGACTTCCGTGGTTTCTGTGGCACGATTGCTTTAGGTGAAGTGAAAGTTGGCGATGAAATCGTGGCTTTACCATCAGGCAAAAAATCTACGGTTAAAGAAATCGTGACTTTTGATGGTAATCTTGAACATGCGATTGCAGGTCAAGCCGTGACATTGACATTGAATGATGAAATCGACGTTTCTCGTGGTAATGTCCTTGTCAAAGCAGGCGAGCAACCGTCTTTGTCTCGTTCTGTACGTGCCTCTGTGGTGTGGATGGCGGATCAACCATTGGTAATTGGTAAGCTATACAATGTAAAAATTGGTACACAAACCATTCCTGCGAAAGTTGCGAAAATTAACTATCGTACCAACGTGAATACTTTGGAAAAAACCGAAGTTGAACAGCTTGATTTGAATGCAATTGCAGATGTTGAGATTGAGTTTGATGCGCCTGTGGTCTTTGACCGTTATCAAGACAGTCGTTATACAGGTTCGTTTATCTTCATCGACCGTTTAAGCAATGTGACTGTTGGTGCAGGTATGGTTGAAGCTGCGGTGGAATGGACTGCACATGATGAGCCTGTAACTGCTGAAGCACGTGCTGCACGTTTGGGGCAAAAGCCTGCTGTAGTCGCTGTTTCTGCGAAAGCACTTGAGAATGCACAATCACTTGAAAGTGTGTTGATTCAGCAAGGTGTTGTTGCGATTGCCAAAGCAGGTTTATCTGCTGAGCAAGTTGCATTGCTTCGTCAGACGGGTGTTGTGATCATCAGTGATGTTGCGCAAGGTGCTGATGTGAGTTTTGCTCAGGAATCTGTTGAAGAACTGGCTGAGAAAATTGTGGAATTGGTTCGTCTTTAA
- the cysD gene encoding sulfate adenylyltransferase subunit CysD translates to MSEERLTHLKQLEAESIHIIREVAAEFENPVMLYSIGKDSAVMLHLALKAFYPAKLPFPLLHVDTGWKFKDMITFRDNMAKEHGFDLIVHQNKEGKDANVNPFDYGSSKYTDIMKTQGLKQALDKYQFDAAFGGARRDEEKSRAKERVYSFRDNKHRWDPKNQRPELWNLYNGKVNKGESIRVFPLSNWTELDIWQYIYQESIPLVPLYLAAERPVVERDGTLIMVDDERMRLKEGEVPQIKSVRFRTLGCYPLTGAVESTADTLPEIIQEMLLATSSERQGRMIDHDEAGSMEKKKQEGYF, encoded by the coding sequence ATATCTGAGGAAAGACTTACTCATCTTAAACAGCTTGAAGCTGAGAGTATTCATATTATCCGTGAAGTTGCTGCTGAATTTGAAAATCCAGTGATGCTTTACTCAATCGGGAAAGACTCAGCTGTGATGCTGCATCTTGCTTTAAAAGCATTCTATCCTGCAAAACTTCCTTTCCCACTGTTGCATGTCGACACAGGCTGGAAGTTCAAGGACATGATCACGTTCCGCGATAACATGGCGAAAGAACATGGTTTCGATCTGATCGTACATCAAAATAAAGAAGGCAAAGACGCCAACGTCAATCCATTTGATTATGGTAGCTCAAAATATACGGACATCATGAAAACACAAGGCTTGAAACAGGCTTTGGATAAATATCAGTTTGATGCGGCATTTGGTGGCGCGCGCCGTGATGAAGAAAAATCACGTGCCAAAGAGCGTGTTTACTCGTTCCGTGACAATAAACACCGTTGGGACCCTAAAAACCAGCGTCCTGAACTTTGGAATCTTTACAATGGTAAAGTGAACAAAGGTGAAAGTATCCGTGTATTCCCATTGTCAAACTGGACTGAACTGGACATCTGGCAATATATCTACCAGGAAAGTATTCCTTTGGTGCCTTTGTATCTCGCTGCTGAGCGTCCTGTGGTTGAGCGTGATGGTACGCTGATCATGGTGGATGATGAACGTATGCGCTTAAAAGAAGGCGAAGTTCCACAAATTAAATCGGTACGTTTCCGTACTTTGGGCTGTTATCCATTGACAGGTGCTGTTGAATCTACAGCGGATACCTTGCCTGAAATTATCCAGGAAATGCTTTTGGCAACGAGTTCTGAACGTCAAGGTCGTATGATTGACCATGATGAAGCGGGCTCGATGGAAAAGAAAAAGCAGGAAGGTTATTTCTAA
- a CDS encoding capsule assembly Wzi family protein has product MLTLFSQQGWTQGLILNSETLRTDLNWLNQQGVIQISTSTWPMSGDEIQRALSQAKISSPVQEKVVASILNELKADNETAKIGLFAGTDQKEIPQSFADGQKAQYAAALELNAGGANWDAKIRVNGEKDPRIDHDQDVNVEGSYIAGKLWNQWLIAGQIPTWWGPGHDGSLIRGDASRPVYGFTAQRAEQSAFETKWLSWIGPWQYQAFAGQLDDYKAVPDAKLVGLRFTAQPLPYLEVGASRAFQWGGEGRPESFSSLWDAFVGNDNVYGDQENPSNQVAGFDARLNLNHWLQVPASIYGQYIGEDEAGGLPAKKMYLAGADYSSSFRNMPYQLYTEWADTRTNGKVKGISYNHSIYTDGFYQHGFPLGHAMGGDGQMVSVGGDIRVDPLNRLNGRVMVVKVNGSDRLTNAAFPQKDEIKAVDLTWSHYLRPDIPLKVNGWISDSDVNGNDGGASIGIEFPLDKSLLGY; this is encoded by the coding sequence ATGCTGACATTATTCAGCCAGCAAGGATGGACACAGGGTCTGATCCTGAACAGCGAAACGCTTAGAACAGATTTGAACTGGTTGAACCAGCAGGGTGTCATTCAGATCAGTACATCTACCTGGCCAATGAGTGGCGATGAAATTCAACGGGCATTATCTCAGGCAAAGATTAGCTCTCCTGTACAGGAAAAAGTAGTAGCTTCCATTCTGAATGAGCTGAAAGCAGATAATGAGACTGCGAAAATTGGATTGTTTGCAGGCACAGATCAGAAAGAAATACCTCAGTCTTTTGCTGATGGTCAGAAAGCTCAGTATGCAGCTGCACTGGAACTGAATGCAGGTGGTGCAAACTGGGATGCTAAAATTCGGGTAAATGGTGAGAAAGACCCTCGGATTGATCATGATCAGGATGTTAATGTCGAAGGCTCTTATATTGCAGGAAAACTCTGGAATCAGTGGCTGATCGCAGGTCAGATTCCGACCTGGTGGGGGCCAGGACATGACGGTAGTCTGATCCGTGGTGATGCAAGTCGTCCAGTTTATGGTTTTACGGCACAGCGAGCTGAACAGAGTGCTTTTGAGACTAAATGGCTGTCATGGATTGGACCCTGGCAGTATCAGGCTTTTGCGGGTCAACTGGATGACTATAAAGCTGTACCGGACGCAAAGCTCGTGGGCTTACGATTCACCGCTCAACCGCTTCCTTATCTGGAAGTAGGTGCTTCAAGAGCGTTCCAGTGGGGTGGTGAAGGTCGCCCGGAAAGTTTCAGTTCTTTATGGGATGCTTTTGTTGGAAATGATAATGTTTATGGTGATCAGGAAAATCCATCCAATCAGGTAGCAGGTTTTGATGCACGTCTGAATCTGAATCACTGGTTACAGGTTCCTGCTAGTATTTATGGGCAGTATATCGGTGAAGATGAAGCCGGTGGATTACCAGCTAAAAAAATGTATCTGGCAGGGGCAGACTATTCATCCAGTTTCCGCAACATGCCATATCAGTTATATACTGAATGGGCTGATACACGGACAAATGGTAAGGTGAAAGGTATTTCCTATAACCATTCAATTTATACGGACGGTTTTTACCAGCATGGTTTCCCATTAGGACATGCTATGGGGGGGGATGGTCAGATGGTTTCGGTCGGTGGTGATATCCGGGTGGATCCACTTAACCGTCTGAATGGTCGCGTCATGGTCGTTAAGGTGAATGGTTCCGACCGCCTGACCAATGCAGCATTCCCTCAGAAAGATGAAATCAAGGCAGTAGACCTGACCTGGTCACATTATTTGCGCCCAGACATTCCGCTGAAAGTTAATGGCTGGATCAGTGATTCAGATGTCAACGGTAATGATGGTGGTGCTTCAATCGGAATAGAATTTCCTTTAGACAAAAGTCTGTTGGGTTATTGA